In Paenibacillus sp. BIC5C1, a genomic segment contains:
- a CDS encoding nitric oxide synthase oxygenase: protein MRTDLDELRNEAERFIYKCYKELGHSREDAQARLVAVLNEIEHTGTYVHTADELEHGCKMAWRNSNRCIGRLFWDKLRIVDARHADTVGTAADAVMKHIRAASNGGKIIPMITILPPDGPKGAPVRIWNHQLIRYAGYETTEGVVGDPASVELTKTAMSLGWQGEGTPYDVLPLIIQAQGQAPEWYPVPGEDIVEVRIEHPERPEIAELDMRWYGVPMIADMRLEIGGISYPAAPFNGWYMGTEIGARNLADTFRYNKLPVVAAALGLNTSSETTLWKDRALVELNVAVLHSFKKAGVSIVDHHTAAAQFALFEQREEKAGRELTGDWVWLIPPVSPATTHIFHSSYRNEIVRPNFFYGDHSYKLDIEKSEAERLDRGKQQPEGDEQPQVENSPMKCPFAH from the coding sequence ATGCGGACAGACCTGGATGAACTGCGGAATGAAGCTGAACGGTTTATATATAAATGTTATAAAGAGCTGGGCCATTCGCGTGAAGACGCGCAGGCCCGGCTTGTTGCCGTTTTGAACGAGATTGAGCACACAGGCACATATGTGCATACTGCGGATGAATTGGAGCATGGCTGTAAAATGGCATGGCGGAACAGCAATCGCTGCATCGGGCGGCTGTTCTGGGATAAACTGCGCATCGTTGATGCACGTCATGCAGATACGGTTGGAACGGCAGCGGATGCTGTGATGAAGCACATCCGAGCGGCCTCTAACGGAGGCAAGATCATACCGATGATTACGATCCTTCCACCGGACGGTCCGAAGGGAGCCCCCGTGCGGATCTGGAATCACCAGTTGATCCGTTATGCCGGATATGAGACGACGGAAGGCGTTGTAGGCGATCCTGCATCTGTTGAGCTTACGAAGACAGCAATGTCGCTTGGCTGGCAGGGGGAAGGTACGCCTTATGATGTGCTGCCATTGATTATCCAGGCTCAGGGACAAGCTCCAGAGTGGTATCCTGTGCCCGGGGAAGACATCGTGGAAGTGAGGATCGAACACCCGGAACGTCCCGAGATTGCTGAACTGGACATGCGTTGGTACGGTGTGCCGATGATTGCCGATATGCGGCTGGAGATTGGCGGCATATCCTACCCTGCAGCCCCATTCAACGGTTGGTATATGGGAACTGAGATTGGCGCACGCAATCTGGCAGATACGTTTCGGTATAATAAACTACCAGTGGTAGCGGCAGCACTTGGCCTGAATACATCGAGTGAAACGACACTTTGGAAGGATCGAGCATTGGTAGAGCTGAATGTAGCTGTTCTGCATTCGTTCAAGAAAGCAGGCGTCAGCATTGTGGATCATCACACAGCGGCAGCGCAATTTGCCTTGTTTGAGCAGCGGGAGGAGAAGGCCGGGCGCGAGCTGACAGGCGATTGGGTCTGGCTGATTCCGCCGGTGTCTCCGGCAACGACGCATATTTTCCACAGTTCCTATCGCAATGAGATTGTGAGGCCCAACTTTTTCTATGGAGACCATTCCTACAAACTAGATATAGAGAAATCGGAAGCTGAACGGTTGGACAGGGGGAAACAACAACCCGAGGGGGATGAGCAGCCTCAGGTTGAGAACTCACCAATGAAATGCCCGTTTGCACACTAA
- a CDS encoding Dps family protein, whose protein sequence is MSTIQTRNNTFANHTTELQDVLNRQIAGWSVLYTKLHHFHWYVKGPHFFTLHTKFEELYNMATANMDEAAERLLAIGGRPVATMAEQLQLSPVEEAQGQLSAEKMVETVVADLQAMVGVINQGIQAAGEAEDNATEDMLIGFTAALDKEVWMLNAFLGK, encoded by the coding sequence ATGAGCACAATCCAAACTAGAAACAATACTTTTGCAAACCATACCACTGAACTTCAAGATGTCCTGAACCGCCAGATTGCAGGTTGGTCTGTACTGTACACCAAATTGCACCACTTCCACTGGTATGTGAAAGGTCCTCATTTCTTCACACTGCATACAAAATTCGAAGAGTTGTATAACATGGCTACAGCGAATATGGACGAAGCCGCAGAACGTCTGTTGGCAATTGGTGGACGTCCGGTCGCAACGATGGCTGAGCAACTGCAGTTATCACCTGTTGAGGAAGCACAGGGACAGTTGTCAGCTGAAAAAATGGTAGAAACCGTAGTTGCTGATCTGCAAGCGATGGTGGGTGTTATTAACCAGGGTATTCAAGCAGCTGGCGAAGCTGAGGATAATGCGACTGAAGATATGCTGATTGGATTCACTGCTGCCTTGGATAAAGAGGTCTGGATGTTAAACGCATTTCTGGGCAAATAA
- a CDS encoding HAD family hydrolase — protein sequence MKKLNKTRAIFFDVDDTLYDHLQPLKGALQEVLGLPDDFPYGEAYHRFRYYSDWLSAQEDLSAVPEPEAVERMRHRRFELTMAELGYPLQQGQAEELQARYLSRQFQIQPFEGAYELIRRLLAEGHRVGLITNGEGKHQQRKLEALDVFSLIPEERIFISGTLGYAKPDRRLFEHVSRQTESDSSSSYYIGDSWRNDVVGAVDAGWKVIWFNHRDALPESEHQPHHVARSYEEISRVLTSELVHQ from the coding sequence ATGAAAAAATTAAATAAAACAAGAGCCATCTTTTTCGATGTAGACGATACCTTGTACGACCACTTACAGCCGCTAAAAGGAGCACTACAGGAAGTTCTTGGTTTACCGGATGATTTCCCGTATGGGGAGGCATATCATCGCTTCCGTTATTATAGCGACTGGCTGTCTGCTCAAGAGGATTTGTCGGCTGTACCCGAACCCGAAGCGGTTGAACGGATGCGTCATCGCAGATTTGAGCTGACCATGGCGGAACTTGGATATCCTCTACAACAGGGGCAGGCTGAAGAACTGCAAGCACGGTATTTGAGTAGACAGTTTCAGATTCAGCCCTTTGAGGGAGCATATGAACTTATCCGAAGACTTCTTGCAGAAGGGCATAGGGTAGGGTTAATTACCAACGGAGAAGGAAAACATCAGCAGCGGAAGCTCGAAGCTCTGGATGTATTCAGTCTTATTCCCGAGGAACGGATTTTCATATCGGGTACCCTTGGTTACGCCAAGCCGGATCGCAGATTATTTGAGCATGTAAGCAGGCAGACGGAATCGGATTCCAGTTCCAGTTATTACATCGGCGATTCATGGCGTAATGATGTTGTTGGTGCAGTGGATGCCGGATGGAAAGTGATCTGGTTCAACCATCGTGATGCTTTGCCAGAATCAGAGCATCAGCCACATCATGTAGCGCGCAGTTATGAAGAGATAAGCCGGGTCCTTACATCCGAGTTGGTTCATCAATAA
- a CDS encoding adenine deaminase, which translates to MRADQLIKNVHVYNSYYKRFEMNNVAVLDGRFMYVGPGGPEMIEADEVIDARGRYMIPGLIDIHLHIESTMVTPATFSHGLIRCGVTSIVAEPHEMANVFGLEGVQEMMSASRETTVDMFYAIPSSVPATPMETTGGSIEIEDMDVLLATGEIICLGEIMNYVDVIRDPECKTNQILQHIRKNYPDLVIEGHTPKLLGLDLHRLIYAGIDSDHTHQSIEGLQARIAAGMFIEIQEKSMTPEVMEYLIQHDVAQHFCFVTDDVMPDSLVERGHLDHIVRKAIRMGMRPEDAIYAATSTPASRMKMTDRGSIAPGKVADYVLLSNLDTLAVEQVYKNGRKAYDDYEPYKQDRISGQFPPHFYQSVQLDLLGAEDFAIRLSDPKVNGQSEASDSDAQLSENGVNNCRVMMVKDGSTFVEEHIAQVQAANGELLWEESEYGQIATFERYGVNGNRAHGLIGGDTIKRGAIATTYSHDNHNLLVVGRNREDMILAANTVISSQGGFCVVEDGKVLSHLELPVGGILTEEPLAVVSHQVKELRAAMLSLGYVHYNPIMSISTHSLAVSPALKITDHGLIDVNAGKVVSLIVE; encoded by the coding sequence ATGCGTGCAGATCAACTAATTAAGAATGTACATGTGTATAACAGTTATTATAAACGATTCGAAATGAACAACGTGGCTGTACTGGACGGTAGGTTTATGTATGTTGGTCCAGGCGGCCCGGAGATGATTGAAGCCGATGAAGTGATTGATGCACGCGGACGTTACATGATCCCGGGCCTTATTGATATTCATCTGCACATTGAGAGTACAATGGTGACACCAGCAACCTTTTCCCATGGCCTGATCCGCTGCGGGGTAACGTCCATTGTGGCGGAACCGCATGAGATGGCGAATGTGTTTGGGCTGGAAGGTGTGCAGGAGATGATGTCGGCAAGTCGTGAGACAACGGTGGACATGTTCTACGCTATCCCAAGCTCCGTTCCGGCGACGCCGATGGAAACAACAGGTGGTTCAATCGAAATCGAAGACATGGATGTTCTTCTGGCTACTGGAGAGATCATCTGTCTGGGTGAGATCATGAACTATGTGGACGTCATCCGTGATCCGGAGTGCAAGACCAATCAGATTCTTCAGCATATTCGCAAAAACTATCCAGATCTCGTAATCGAAGGTCATACACCGAAATTGCTTGGGCTGGATCTGCACCGACTGATCTATGCGGGCATCGATTCGGATCATACGCATCAGAGCATTGAAGGCTTGCAGGCTCGAATTGCGGCAGGCATGTTCATTGAAATCCAGGAAAAATCGATGACGCCAGAAGTCATGGAATACCTGATTCAGCATGATGTTGCTCAGCATTTCTGCTTCGTAACAGACGATGTTATGCCGGATTCGCTGGTGGAACGGGGACATCTGGATCATATCGTACGTAAGGCCATTCGGATGGGTATGCGCCCCGAAGATGCGATTTACGCTGCAACCTCAACCCCTGCATCCCGTATGAAAATGACTGATCGCGGTAGCATTGCCCCAGGCAAAGTGGCGGACTATGTGCTGCTGTCCAACTTAGATACACTTGCAGTAGAGCAGGTATACAAAAATGGCCGTAAAGCTTATGACGACTACGAACCGTACAAGCAGGACCGAATTAGTGGACAGTTCCCACCTCACTTTTACCAAAGCGTGCAATTGGATTTGTTGGGAGCCGAGGATTTTGCAATCCGTTTGTCTGATCCGAAGGTGAATGGGCAAAGTGAAGCGTCCGACTCAGATGCACAGTTATCTGAAAATGGTGTAAACAACTGCCGAGTTATGATGGTGAAGGATGGTTCAACCTTTGTGGAAGAACATATTGCACAGGTTCAGGCTGCGAATGGTGAACTGCTCTGGGAAGAAAGCGAATATGGACAGATTGCGACCTTTGAACGTTATGGTGTGAACGGTAACCGAGCACACGGTTTGATTGGTGGAGACACGATCAAGCGTGGTGCCATTGCAACAACATATTCACATGATAACCACAACCTATTGGTCGTAGGACGCAATCGTGAAGATATGATCTTAGCAGCTAACACGGTAATTTCGAGCCAGGGTGGATTCTGTGTGGTGGAAGACGGCAAAGTGTTGTCCCATCTCGAACTTCCTGTGGGTGGTATCTTGACGGAGGAACCGCTGGCGGTGGTGTCACACCAAGTGAAAGAGCTGCGTGCAGCGATGTTGTCTCTTGGTTATGTGCACTATAACCCGATCATGTCCATCAGTACCCATTCCCTTGCGGTAAGTCCGGCTCTGAAAATTACGGATCATGGCCTGATTGATGTGAATGCAGGTAAGGTTGTATCGTTGATCGTGGAATAG
- a CDS encoding ABC transporter ATP-binding protein: MALLTLDRVSVAYDNQTILKDFQLELEKGKLLSLLGPSGCGKTTTLRLIAGFLEATQGKFMFGGKDYTKVPVNKRNFGFVFQSYALFPHLSVYDNVAFGLRMRKVKDKDISSRVMRILEVVNLNGFEKRFPQELSGGQRQRVAIARALVIEPDLLLFDEPLSNLDANLRLNMRVEIRRIQQELGITTLYVSHDQEECFSISDQVAIMNKGVVEQLDRPETIFKYPATEFVAQFIGFHNFIEFAERSDAGEVITLKAGGRLFTATAHPGTARPGARKGAIRPDDLMVSGDTSGDMANALPGIIKVSTYLGRSYQYVIETELGDFTANQEMETPYLSGQRVNLIFPQDKLVLVE, encoded by the coding sequence ATGGCATTGCTGACATTGGATCGCGTATCGGTGGCTTACGATAACCAGACGATCCTGAAGGATTTTCAATTGGAGCTGGAAAAAGGTAAGCTGCTCTCCCTGCTCGGACCGAGCGGTTGCGGCAAAACAACTACGCTGCGCCTCATCGCCGGATTCCTGGAAGCAACACAGGGCAAGTTTATGTTCGGCGGCAAGGATTATACGAAGGTTCCGGTCAACAAGCGGAATTTCGGATTTGTATTTCAGAGTTATGCGCTGTTCCCGCATCTGTCTGTCTATGACAACGTGGCCTTCGGCCTGCGGATGCGCAAGGTAAAAGACAAAGACATTTCTTCACGCGTAATGCGTATCCTTGAAGTGGTAAACCTGAACGGCTTCGAGAAACGCTTCCCGCAGGAACTGTCCGGTGGACAGCGTCAGCGTGTGGCGATTGCCCGCGCACTCGTCATTGAACCGGATTTGCTGTTGTTCGACGAACCGCTCAGTAACCTGGATGCCAACCTGCGGCTGAATATGCGGGTGGAGATCCGCCGGATTCAGCAGGAACTGGGCATTACGACACTTTATGTCTCTCATGATCAGGAGGAGTGCTTCTCCATCTCGGATCAGGTAGCGATTATGAACAAAGGCGTTGTCGAGCAGCTCGACCGCCCGGAGACTATTTTTAAATACCCGGCCACGGAATTTGTAGCTCAATTTATTGGCTTCCACAATTTTATTGAATTCGCAGAGCGCAGTGATGCAGGAGAGGTGATCACGCTGAAAGCGGGTGGTCGTTTGTTCACAGCAACAGCGCATCCTGGAACAGCACGTCCCGGTGCACGCAAAGGTGCGATTCGCCCGGATGATCTGATGGTTAGTGGAGATACCTCCGGGGACATGGCAAATGCATTGCCTGGGATTATCAAAGTAAGCACGTACCTTGGACGCAGTTATCAGTACGTCATTGAGACAGAACTTGGTGACTTCACAGCCAATCAGGAGATGGAGACACCTTATCTCAGCGGACAGCGGGTTAATCTGATTTTCCCGCAGGATAAACTTGTCCTTGTGGAATAG
- a CDS encoding ABC transporter permease gives MREKHIGLGLFSLLVFIFLLGPLLIISVTSFEPGTVLKFPPEGFSLRWYENIFNTGGFLRTFQTSIIISLLGNLLALLLGVPAAYALSRYDFKGKSVLNALFLSPVLIPGIVLGFTLMKYLIVIYHLPMYLGLLIGHTIIMLPFIIRVIASSLSSFDFAVEEAALSLGAGRVRTFFQIVLPNIRSGILAAVLIAFLESFNNVDISVFMTGPGVSTLPIQMLTYVENYFDPTIAAISVLLMVLTGLLMFVIERIMGGFSYFTKR, from the coding sequence ATGCGGGAGAAACATATCGGGCTGGGCCTGTTCAGTCTGCTGGTCTTTATCTTTCTGCTGGGCCCGCTTCTGATCATATCGGTCACTTCGTTTGAACCGGGGACGGTACTCAAATTTCCGCCGGAGGGCTTCTCCCTCCGCTGGTACGAGAATATTTTCAACACAGGCGGTTTCCTCCGCACGTTCCAGACGTCCATCATCATTTCCCTGCTGGGGAATTTGCTGGCGCTGTTGCTCGGGGTTCCGGCTGCGTACGCACTTAGTCGTTATGATTTCAAAGGCAAGTCCGTGCTGAATGCATTGTTTTTGTCTCCGGTACTCATTCCGGGAATCGTGCTTGGTTTTACATTGATGAAATACCTGATCGTGATCTATCATCTGCCGATGTATCTCGGTCTGCTGATCGGCCACACGATTATTATGCTTCCATTTATCATTCGCGTTATCGCATCGAGTCTGTCGAGCTTTGACTTTGCGGTAGAAGAAGCAGCCCTGAGTCTCGGCGCAGGACGGGTTAGAACGTTCTTCCAGATCGTGCTGCCTAACATTCGCTCAGGAATTCTCGCGGCGGTGCTGATTGCCTTTCTGGAGTCGTTCAACAACGTGGACATTTCCGTGTTTATGACCGGACCAGGGGTAAGCACATTGCCAATTCAGATGCTGACCTATGTAGAAAATTATTTTGACCCAACCATTGCAGCCATTTCCGTGCTTTTGATGGTATTAACTGGACTTTTAATGTTCGTGATCGAACGGATCATGGGCGGATTCTCATACTTTACTAAACGTTAA
- a CDS encoding ABC transporter permease, giving the protein MKKSVYWLLLPGFVFLAAFMIIPIVLTIGSTFFQENSFTFEGYMHFFRDPYFLKILLTTLQVSVVTTIVCVVLGFPTAYYISQKAPRRKGILLALAIFPLLTSPVVRSFSWMIILGRKGLINNALVGLGIVDKPLDILYTPAAMMIGLTHLFLPLMIISLVGVLENIDGDLLKAAQSLGASRFTAFRRVVFPLAVPGLVIGAVLVFVGSLTAYTTPALLGGKQRVIATFLYQNAMTLNDWYLASVVAAIMIVITFVVVGVMNKMAKTLNPKG; this is encoded by the coding sequence ATGAAGAAATCAGTATACTGGCTATTGCTGCCGGGATTTGTGTTTTTGGCGGCATTTATGATCATTCCGATTGTCCTGACGATCGGATCGACGTTTTTTCAGGAAAACTCCTTCACGTTTGAAGGATACATGCATTTTTTCAGAGACCCTTACTTTTTGAAAATATTGCTTACGACGCTGCAGGTCAGCGTGGTCACCACTATCGTCTGCGTGGTGCTCGGATTCCCGACAGCTTATTATATTTCACAGAAAGCGCCGCGCCGCAAAGGCATTCTGCTCGCGCTGGCAATCTTCCCACTATTGACGAGCCCGGTTGTGCGCTCGTTTAGCTGGATGATTATTCTCGGACGCAAAGGGCTGATCAACAACGCCCTTGTTGGGCTTGGTATCGTGGACAAGCCGCTCGATATTCTGTATACGCCGGCAGCCATGATGATTGGTTTGACCCATCTGTTCCTGCCGCTCATGATCATTTCCCTGGTCGGTGTGCTGGAGAACATCGATGGTGATCTGCTCAAGGCAGCACAGAGCCTGGGTGCATCCCGCTTCACGGCATTCCGCCGGGTGGTGTTCCCGCTGGCTGTGCCAGGGCTTGTGATCGGAGCCGTACTTGTTTTTGTCGGAAGCCTGACGGCTTATACAACGCCTGCGCTTTTGGGAGGCAAACAACGCGTCATTGCGACGTTCCTCTATCAGAACGCCATGACCCTGAACGACTGGTATCTGGCCTCGGTCGTTGCTGCGATTATGATTGTCATTACGTTTGTCGTGGTCGGTGTCATGAACAAAATGGCCAAAACTTTAAATCCGAAGGGGTAG
- a CDS encoding nucleoside hydrolase produces MSETGNRIILDVDTGIDDALAILLAVKSRKLDILGITTVCGNVSLQQATDNTCKILELVGAPSIPVIAGAAGPLTRKSHYEHRVHGQDGLGGALPDPAVSKQADAGFAPEFIVEQAKLYPGELTLIMTAPLTNLALALMKCPELPTLLKEVIFMGGVVRGHGNVTPTAEYNTYADPEAARIVLHAGFEKLTQVGLDVTRQTLLNEEAIGRLTDPVLRDYVAQSTEIYIKRYEEMNGIRACALHDPLAVGVALAPELVGRKSYYVDVETASRLCDGQMVCDFQNRLGEQPNTLVCETVDAEAFLELFINALNS; encoded by the coding sequence ATGAGTGAAACAGGAAATCGTATCATTCTGGATGTGGATACCGGTATTGATGACGCGCTGGCGATTTTGCTGGCCGTCAAGAGTCGGAAGCTGGACATTCTCGGGATTACCACGGTCTGCGGGAACGTATCGCTCCAGCAGGCAACGGATAATACATGCAAAATTCTCGAGCTGGTGGGAGCACCCTCCATTCCGGTTATTGCCGGAGCGGCTGGGCCACTCACACGCAAGTCTCACTATGAGCACCGGGTACATGGGCAAGACGGATTGGGTGGTGCGCTGCCCGATCCTGCCGTGTCCAAGCAGGCGGATGCAGGTTTTGCCCCGGAATTTATCGTTGAACAAGCGAAGTTGTACCCAGGGGAACTAACACTGATCATGACCGCGCCGTTAACGAATTTGGCTCTGGCGTTAATGAAGTGTCCTGAACTACCTACATTATTGAAGGAAGTCATCTTCATGGGTGGCGTCGTTCGTGGGCATGGCAACGTTACACCTACTGCGGAGTACAACACGTACGCTGATCCCGAAGCTGCACGCATTGTATTGCATGCAGGTTTCGAGAAGCTTACCCAGGTGGGCTTGGATGTTACCCGCCAAACGCTATTGAATGAAGAAGCCATCGGACGATTGACTGATCCGGTATTGCGCGATTACGTGGCACAGAGCACGGAGATTTACATCAAGCGGTATGAAGAAATGAACGGCATACGCGCGTGTGCCCTGCATGATCCACTGGCCGTTGGCGTCGCGCTTGCCCCGGAACTGGTTGGACGCAAATCGTACTACGTCGATGTAGAGACGGCCAGCCGCTTGTGCGATGGTCAGATGGTATGTGACTTCCAAAACCGTTTGGGTGAACAGCCCAACACATTGGTATGCGAAACGGTAGATGCCGAAGCATTCCTTGAGTTATTTATTAACGCATTAAATTCTTAA
- a CDS encoding ABC transporter substrate-binding protein — MKKWISGLAAVAMTSVLLAGCGSSTENATGGSGSGGKAPNKLVISTWGFSEDFFNEEVFGPFEKEHNVDIVLEVGNNAERLNKIRQGTSNVDVIYLSDYYAQQGIDEGLFEKIDRSKIPNVNDIYDIAKAPLGEDYGPAYTVGQLGIAYNPDLVNKEVTSWADLWDPAFAGNLTIPNITATAGPMVLDAASRVAGNETFNEDAAFAELKKLSGNVVKFYTQTSEFVNMFSQEEIAGGPIMEMYFKDLKAAVPNAKFVTPSEGAYAVMNTINVVKGSKNKELAEEFINWQLSQDVQTKSAKAKVDSPVNTKVELNAEEAEGVTYGADVVGKLNKLDMEFVNQQAKAWTDRWNREIAQ; from the coding sequence ATGAAAAAGTGGATTAGCGGTTTGGCGGCAGTGGCAATGACATCGGTGTTACTTGCAGGATGCGGCAGCAGTACAGAGAACGCAACAGGCGGATCAGGCAGCGGAGGCAAGGCGCCAAACAAGCTGGTCATCTCCACTTGGGGTTTCTCGGAAGATTTCTTCAATGAAGAAGTATTTGGTCCATTTGAAAAAGAACATAATGTAGACATCGTGCTTGAAGTGGGTAACAACGCTGAGCGTTTGAACAAAATCCGCCAAGGTACATCCAATGTTGATGTGATCTATTTGTCCGATTACTATGCACAGCAAGGTATTGATGAAGGGTTGTTTGAGAAAATCGACCGCTCCAAAATTCCGAATGTGAACGATATTTATGATATTGCCAAAGCACCGCTTGGCGAAGATTACGGCCCGGCCTACACCGTTGGACAGCTCGGAATCGCTTATAACCCGGACCTCGTTAACAAAGAAGTCACTTCATGGGCTGATCTGTGGGACCCGGCGTTCGCAGGTAACCTGACCATTCCGAACATTACGGCAACAGCAGGCCCAATGGTATTGGATGCAGCTTCCCGTGTAGCCGGAAACGAAACATTTAATGAAGATGCAGCATTTGCGGAACTGAAAAAATTAAGCGGAAATGTTGTTAAATTCTACACGCAAACTTCCGAATTCGTGAACATGTTCTCCCAGGAAGAGATTGCTGGCGGACCGATTATGGAAATGTACTTCAAAGACCTGAAAGCCGCAGTGCCAAATGCGAAGTTTGTTACACCTAGCGAAGGTGCGTATGCCGTCATGAATACGATCAATGTCGTAAAAGGCAGCAAGAACAAAGAACTCGCCGAAGAATTCATCAACTGGCAGTTGAGCCAGGATGTACAAACCAAATCGGCCAAAGCTAAAGTGGATTCCCCGGTAAATACGAAAGTTGAATTGAATGCGGAAGAAGCGGAAGGCGTAACGTATGGTGCGGACGTCGTTGGCAAGCTGAACAAGCTGGATATGGAATTTGTGAATCAACAGGCCAAAGCATGGACAGATCGTTGGAACCGCGAGATTGCACAGTAA
- a CDS encoding Na-translocating system protein MpsC family protein has protein sequence MELLDSNESKKKMCQYYNEISKELFGFGTTLLRVTIDQNIVTFYAKHRRSPRSDALEGEAPGLKLEVDFRMSVLYKKKFREKLEQHMGLPIEAVLRDYDASTQWAITNVILEQA, from the coding sequence ATGGAACTGCTGGACAGCAATGAGAGCAAGAAGAAGATGTGCCAGTATTATAATGAAATTTCGAAGGAACTGTTCGGCTTTGGTACCACTCTCCTGAGAGTGACCATTGATCAGAACATTGTGACCTTCTACGCGAAGCACCGACGTTCACCGCGCTCTGACGCCCTGGAAGGGGAGGCCCCCGGCTTGAAGCTGGAAGTGGACTTCCGCATGTCTGTCTTGTATAAGAAGAAATTCAGGGAGAAGTTGGAGCAGCACATGGGTTTGCCAATCGAAGCTGTATTACGGGATTACGATGCGTCCACGCAGTGGGCCATTACGAATGTGATATTGGAACAAGCATAG